A part of Haliotis asinina isolate JCU_RB_2024 chromosome 10, JCU_Hal_asi_v2, whole genome shotgun sequence genomic DNA contains:
- the LOC137297975 gene encoding uncharacterized protein isoform X1 — MYFQETGTVINMAASGIAEHAEARRKQLVVNRRAYNIKHMIDEVRDNPDMYVPPPAERPQSTYDAEYSSSRMRIVGSPPGISDHHAPIIDKLRREQVRQQQLVDYSAKLPGRLSSIDYTQQW, encoded by the exons ATGTATTTTCAGGAAACCGGAACTGTGATAAACATGGCTGCCTCTGGAATTGCTGAACATGCCGAGGCTCGCAGGAAACAGCTTGTTGTCAACAGGAGAGCCTACAACATCAAGCATATGATA GATGAAGTGAGAGACAACCCGGACATGTACGTGCCCCCACCAGCAGAGCGACCCCAGTCTACGTATGATGCAGAGTACTCGTCCTCCCGTATGAGGATAGTTGGCAGTCCCCCAGGGATCTCCGACCATCATGCCCCCATCATTGACAA ACTGCGTCGAGAGCAAGTGAGACAGCAACAGCTAGTGGACTACTCGGCCAAGCTACCTGGGAGGCTGTCG TCCATAGACTATACCCAACAATGGTAG
- the LOC137297975 gene encoding uncharacterized protein isoform X2 → MAASGIAEHAEARRKQLVVNRRAYNIKHMIDEVRDNPDMYVPPPAERPQSTYDAEYSSSRMRIVGSPPGISDHHAPIIDKLRREQVRQQQLVDYSAKLPGRLSSIDYTQQW, encoded by the exons ATGGCTGCCTCTGGAATTGCTGAACATGCCGAGGCTCGCAGGAAACAGCTTGTTGTCAACAGGAGAGCCTACAACATCAAGCATATGATA GATGAAGTGAGAGACAACCCGGACATGTACGTGCCCCCACCAGCAGAGCGACCCCAGTCTACGTATGATGCAGAGTACTCGTCCTCCCGTATGAGGATAGTTGGCAGTCCCCCAGGGATCTCCGACCATCATGCCCCCATCATTGACAA ACTGCGTCGAGAGCAAGTGAGACAGCAACAGCTAGTGGACTACTCGGCCAAGCTACCTGGGAGGCTGTCG TCCATAGACTATACCCAACAATGGTAG